One Microbacterium sp. No. 7 genomic window carries:
- a CDS encoding TetR/AcrR family transcriptional regulator, giving the protein MQSLRERTKLMAWSAIHDAAAELALEKGPGATTIEAIAERAGVSRRTFFNYFAAKEDAILGMSTPSLNEDAMREFRAGDEPLLHRVALLRVAVVRTMLGDAKVYRRRRDVLASFPELEDRLLARTEVQVDETVVPFLVEELAGTDIVAAADAATVARILLVNARSIVRLAYRISPDTLEDDDLTAVSEAFGVHRLALQACL; this is encoded by the coding sequence ATGCAAAGTTTGCGCGAGCGCACGAAGTTGATGGCCTGGTCCGCGATCCATGACGCGGCCGCCGAGCTGGCGCTGGAGAAGGGGCCGGGCGCGACGACCATCGAGGCGATCGCGGAGCGCGCGGGCGTGTCGCGGCGCACCTTCTTCAACTACTTCGCCGCCAAGGAGGACGCGATCCTCGGGATGTCGACCCCGTCGCTGAACGAGGATGCCATGCGCGAGTTCCGCGCGGGCGACGAGCCGCTGCTGCACCGCGTCGCACTGCTGCGCGTCGCGGTCGTGCGCACGATGCTCGGCGACGCCAAGGTCTACCGCCGGCGCCGCGACGTGCTCGCCTCGTTCCCCGAGCTGGAGGACCGGCTGCTGGCGCGCACCGAGGTGCAGGTCGACGAGACCGTCGTGCCGTTCCTCGTCGAGGAGCTCGCCGGCACGGACATCGTGGCGGCCGCCGACGCGGCGACCGTCGCGCGCATCCTCCTCGTCAACGCGCGCAGCATCGTGCGCCTCGCCTACCGGATCTCGCCCGACACGCTCGAGGACGACGACCTGACGGCGGTCTCGGAGGCGTTCGGCGTGCACCGGCTCGCGCTGCAGGCCTGTCTGTGA